gaacttttaaaattatttaaattttattaaattttataagaaatccaaggcattaaatatttttcttcgtAATTCACTGgtttcatataatatattttttaatattttttctaaataaatattggCAATGATTTtgctgttttaaaattattttggcTGTGGAATTCATTCACACAATTATATCTGTTATTGGTGTGAAAGAGAAAACTcgtaattgaaaaaaaaaatcttattatgTATAATCATCTAGGGtagaatattttattctaataaaatatactaattacattgttattgtaaattttgacattttaaattcatcaataattttatgaaaaattattagaaagtaaatataaataaaaaaatctaaagtaTGAAAGAATGTatgtttattatgaaaaaaatcttaataaacaCATGGtggtaaaatattaaactatttatagtattttttttaaatcaaagctaaaatggtttatttattagtataatGAAACTCTAAACTCTATATGTATAGAGAATTGTAAAGATCtacgtcaatttttttttaagattctaAAAAATCACTCATTGATAAAATAACCTCTTTACAAacaaagaataattattttttaacaaaaatcttTGAAGCTCTTCCTACAAGTTTgctcaaaataataaatgttcCTGCATAATCTTAGCACGAAGAGTTGAAAAGTTAACCATATATTTATATCGATTTCCTCTAAAAATGTCAGCATACGAAGTCAATATGACAACTCTTAATTATATCCCAGTATTCATCTTAAGTTAATTAGTATATGGATCCAACATATTAGGTTCATAAATGAAATCATCCTATCATTAACAAAAAAGATCAGAGATATTTCTATACACATgcttcttaaatttattttcagtatatgaattaatttcttaatttgaaaattataaaaaagaaaatgcaattgGATCATCGGttgaaaataacaaatttaaatataaaaaactataataataagtttttctATCTGTTGTGTTTTTTAGTTATCGTGCTTATAATTGATTGTAAATCATTATTAGTTTAGCATTAAGAAACCTATATAGGGAGGTTttgtatttaaaagaattataatagAATGATAAGTAGAAacgtatttttatttaatatatacagTTTATTCCCTTTTCCCacttttaagtattttaagTGATCTTGAATTTGTTAATTCTTGTTCCTACATTTACTATTAGAGTCAAAGTCTCATCAAATATCTGTAACTAAATCATGACAATCAGGtaaattattatgataattaggTACAGTCCAATGAAAGGTATATTTTCGCTCTCAAGATGCAAAAAAGCTTTTCAGATGTTACAAACCCATCGACATTTGAGTCCCTTGGTAAAGAGGAGAAGGATGCATTGGCAGAGACGcataaaaggaataaaaaagtgttgttttctattttggtTTAAACTCTTTAATTGTCGATACTTACGTAgggttttttcattttaattttcatattttaagttttatcaatttagtcttttatattgaaaaattgacTTAATTAGACCTATACTGTTAAGTCAACTTAATGGGATTAAGTTTTTGCACAACTGGAAGGgatataaatagattttaagaTGTGGTACTCACAATCCTTATacgtgagtttttttttttaatgaatactTATATGTGACATCTTCTTAaactaacatttttaaaattagagtttttctgaaatattttaaaattagagttCATTGAATTGGgattaaaattaggatttttcCACTAACTTCGAGCCTTCATTGGAGCAACACTCAGACTTTCTTCCATCGTCACAACCTCTGTTTCCTTTGTTTCGTCCACTTGTCCAATTATTCTAATAATTCAATTGTACTGAAAATTCCTTATCTCATTGTATTTTTTCCAGTTCCTTTCTTCACCTAATCTTGCTCCTATTTTATTTCCCacttaaaaaaaagtcatttttattcttcaacTAATCTAtgaagaaagttgaagaaagcCACACAGGTTTACCAGGTGTGGGTCTGTTTGAATTTGCATAAGGATTTGGAACtttaagggtgtgttcacttaaGGGTGACAGGAGGTGATTGgaagagagtgattgagtggatttgagggtaattttttttgctgtttatttgagtgaatttggaggtaaatgagagtgaattttgaaataaaatttgtgagaattggtgtaggatttagtttatatgacagattaaaaaaatttacttcaaaatccactttcgtttacctccaaattcactcaaataaacaacaaaaaatattatcctcaaattcactcaatcactctcccccgaTCACCTCCGATCACCCCCAAGAGAAGTGCTGTTTGCTGTGAGAATAAGAGTTGACActaatttttcatcttttatttcaattttcaaactttcCAAGATCCACACCTAATCCATTACTGTTTTCAGAAGTGAGAACAAATTTTTGATCTTTCATTCCACGATGCACGCCCAATTCATTACTGTTTTCAAAAGCGAGAACGAAGGAGAAAAACGAAGGAGAAAATCGAACCTATTATAAGCTTGACACGATGCCGAATCGACCCAGTCAAACAAAAAGATGCTGTTCCAACATGCTCAATTGGAGAAAAACAAGTATAATTAGGATTCTGaagaaaatttttcttttgaaagaaataaattaaagaatatgAAGATTTAACTCTCAGTATGCCACATAATAGACAACGTTTTATCTGtgcaaaaatttaatttcattaaataaataaaaacaattaaaagatttaaaccttCTATTTTCTCGACAGTAGAACAAAAGAtggtatttcaaaatatatccTTGGTAGAAGGATCACATACAAAAGTGATGATAGATTCTGCAAACACTTTAGGATACTTTTAAGAATTTTCGCTTGATCAAGGGAGAAAGAATTTCTTCCTATTCTAAAAGTGTTTAATCCATTGTTAATCAATTACGAAGCAATAGAAAGATTATCAGTTACTAACATTGTTGTCTTCAAGTGAACAAAGAACGAAACAAATGATACTATTGCAAATGGAACCAATGTTATTATTGCAAATGTATATCATGTTATGTGTCTCTATTGTTTTGGAATTTATTGAGCATGGACAACTTTTTTAAGAAAGGTACTAAATTCATATAGattacaaaatatttgaaattatgagaaaaacaataaaaacactGCAAGGGTTAAAATTGACAAAGAATCACATGTTTTTTTGTCGCTTCAAACAAGAACTTTACTactgaattttcaatttatagtAAAGAAGGACAATGGGTTATAGCATCCCTGCTTTAATCATTTGAACTTTAAAGGTTTGAAATTATTAGTACATAAGCAATGGTAAGTCGTCTTTCactcattaatattcaaaatcatttatataaatataatagtgACACGTCATTTTAATTCTTTCAAACAAATAACTACAAGAAAACTtggtaaattaaataaaaaaattacaaatcttgaaaaaaatttcttaaacgATTCTCACAATCTATATCAtggaacaataaaaaaaaaatccaacagTATTATCATACGGATAAAAAAtcactaattattttttgacattattacCTTTATCAAAATCACGAAAATCATTGCTTGATGagtattatttaataaagagagaaaattagcataatttattcattgataaatttattagtgATTAGCTTTGAACATAAGTTAACTTTGTTTAAATCGTTTTATTATACAAATCaattaacctttaaaataaaaacaatataaaaataagatataatctCTAGCTTTcctatataattataattatttatcaactTTAACTACTGTTTTTCTGATACTCATAAAAGGTCAGAAGCATTTTTTTCCAGTTGacaatattaaaatgtattcaCATGCAATTAATACTCTCTTAAAGTTTTTCCATCATggattaaaatttatgaaaagtataaaaatcTCTGAATCTTATGCTAATTTAATAGAGAAATAAGATAAACATTTGCATGCTAATCATCCCACcaacaaaactatttattcaAAGCAAGTTATAAGGTTAAttaatagtaaaagtaaaataaaaaataaaaaaataataagtttaacTTCTCATATTAATATCTCtctactaataaaatattaagaactaacaaaatgaaaattgataacaagagagatgaagaagaaaaaaaatacactaaaaaggtaaaattgagAACAAGAGAGTGACTCGATAAGAAACAGagggttttgttttgttgttgttgtggttgatCGTGTGATTGAAAagataagagaagaaaaatgggtTCACCAACATCAAGGATTGTTTTCCGTACTGTGGCGGTCGcgcttttgcttcttcttgtCTTCTACATCGGTCGCCCTCTGTACTGGAAAATCTCCGCCACCGTCCACGACATCCGCAACAACAAGCAAACCGTCAgacaaggttttttttttttttttttcgattctGATTTCAAATTTCTGTTCCCATTTTTCACTACCCTTTTCCTTGCTTCTTCAGGTATTTCCCAAATCGTCATGGAGGCTCAGAAATCGGTGGGGTGGTATCACGACGAGTCCGACTCAGGGGTCCGAGCCAACAGCCGAAAGCTGCTTCTTTACAATCCCCCTTATTCACTTTTTGTGTAGTCAGATACTTATACATGTAGCCACAAGTGTCACTCCACAATTTCTTTTTCCACAATTCTCTGATTTGCTTATGTGGTTCTTCTTTTATAGGGACAATAATGAGCTAGACTAATTGAATCCGATTGAATCTTATTAAATTAGATAATGTCCATCTTATTCTACGTTTTGgaggtttttctctttttctgttgtatttatttgatttagtttaagGGTTGATTCTGTGTGGTTGGAAAATAATTTGGATTTGGTAATGAATCGATCCAAAAGTACTTCTGTTTTATGTTTTCTATGCATATTAAGTGCTCATCAAATTGGCATCAGTTATTGACTAACATTGATTGTTTTGCTTCATGTGTGTTATGCACTTAATATATGTCTAGATTATTGATGGAACCTTAGCTCAAAGTTTGAATATTCAGCGGAACTGAAATTGAACTGTTGCGGTTCATAAGAGTTAGTTTAGTTCTTGAATGACTAACACCAGATTATAATACAAGGAATAACATGGAAATTATTAAACTGAGACTTCTTAGGTTGGCAGTGGAAAGGATGATTTGGTTCAACGATTAGGAGTTAGATAGGAATAGGCAATGTGCCCATATCACAGAAACAGAACAGTTGTTCCCTTCAGCGGACTAAAATGttttcaacaagtttttggtgtcggCTGCACCATTCAGATCACCGAATTTCATACCAAGTATAGATTTCTTTCCTTAAGTAGGGAGAGGTACGTCCCGGGAACAGGAAGTTAAAGAGGCTTATTTGTTCCTTAAGATTTTATTGGCAGGGTTTATGTGAATACTGCGGCCTTGGGATTTTAACAGAATTCTAAGTTTCTGTCGTATATTATCACTGCATTACTGGCCTTTTGTATTCTTAGCGGTAAAGGAATATGCATAGCTATCTTGAACTCTGACTTGGGTTTGGATCTGCTGACTGCATTCCGAAACCAATCAAAATTTGATCTTTTTGGCCTCTGCTATGCACTTTTGCATGGTAGGTAGGTCATGGGCCTTTCTTTAGGAGTTGGAAGTGTCGCCGCAAGCCAAATTTCTGCTGGTGGTGAAGCTGTGTGAGGGAAAGGAAGGAACAATTTCATTCCTCTTCTTTTCTggtcattttattaaaaacattgcTTTTTCCTTTTGCATGAAACACGTGAATATGTGCAGATAATGATAATAATCGAGTGCAAATTCTGATGTTGCTGGCTTGCTGCAATTTTATCATGTTATTTTGTAGTATGTATTATTAAATACTATTAAATAATCTTATTCTCTCCAAGAAACTTGTTACACTTTTGTTCGGTAGGGGATAATGGAAGATGGATCATAGATATACATCTAGTAAAAATGGTGTGAATGCATATGTTACCAATGTTAATGAAGTACGTTTATGCTGGGGACATTTTTGGTACTACTGACATGCTATGAAGTTCGGACGAATTTACGCCCTTACCTGGTGTTGTCTTTACGTTAGAGTGTACAACAGCAGAACAGACACAGAAGGCACATAAGAGAAACGCAAAGATGGTCACAGTGGTCTTACACAGAAGGGGGAAGGCACAAGGCATAGGCGCAAACGAGGGAgtgaaaagtttttgaaaaatcagaaggtaattttttttttcttcaattttaataatttttacttcaaaagtttctaaaacatatgtagtatattttaatcattttttaagagCAATGTTCAAGAAGCATAATCCGGCATAATACTTACCAGTTTCAAGGTATGaacatatcaattaaaaaatattgtttaagtatGAAAAGAAATGGTACTGGGCTTTATTGGTGAGCTGATCACTAAAGTgattaaagtaaaaatgaaaaaggatgGGTTGGTTTTGGCAAACAGGAGAGAAAATAATATGAGGTGATATTATTAGCGAGCATGGAAGAGGGATACAATTAGAAAATACTTCCTCTAGCTAAAACATAAGTTACGCCCCCGTTTCTTCCTCTCCTGTtctctttttagtttttcttcctcactttctcatgtTTTTCGTAAAAGGAGGGGTGATTGATTTCcggaaaataaattttggaagTGATAGGAGAAGTGATAAGGTGTAGGAAGAAAATGACAGGGTGCAGGAAGTAATGGcttcaaattaattttccaAGTTGATAAGGAACTGAGAAACCTTTAAAGTAGAGAGCAGTGATTTTGGGTAAACTTCtaaatttcttcttcatttttttctcctaacCGTACATGCATactaggttttagggttttgaagttTTAGTCATTGAGGTTGTTGATGGTTAAGATGAATCCTTGAAGATTTAAGAGTTTATTCATGtgattgtaatatctttttttcaaaattcatagTATATTATAGAGTAAGAAACCTAAAGTTATTTAGATGATCATATTAGTTTTCacataaataataactaaattgaCATGATCAATATAACTTTAGAGATTGTATTTAGGTTGTGTAATAAATTTTGCCTTGTTTTGACATTTGAATATTTGAGATTTTTAATACATGATGAAAAAGGATGTGAAAGTTGTATGAGCATAAATGATATGACTATGTGATCATATtgtatcttttaataaatacattgaTATATAAAGGTGTGATTTTGAAGACGAGATGAGATCATTGATATGAATGTGAggggatatttatattttgtataagtATACATAACATGTGAATTATATATGCGTGTGTTGTGATGGAGGTTCCTACCATCATAGTGTAAGTAGtacattttaaaatgttgaaagaGAATCCTCACATCTGATTAAGGGAAAGAATTACGAGGAACCTTCAATGGACGTggaaagaataaataaaataagtttttttatatgatttagcgaataaaatatttatgtagttgaatacttgaaattgagaaaaacaaaaacatgaagAGGACTTAATGTATTATTGAGAAGCAAAACTTCATATTCATTTTCCTAGCATGGCATCATTCATATTTAAACATGACTACTATGTCAGGATTTGACAAACAGGGAAATggaaaaaagaataagagaaagaaaaaaaaaagtaaaaagagtatttttattaattttcaaaagtaaGAGCAAGATACTATAATAAAGCATACCCAAAGTTGTTTGACATTAAAAAGTTTCAGTTTCATTTAAAACTAGTTATCTTGTCTATATTTACCCAACTCATTTTATCAatcaaaaactatttatataaatataaacaacttCTAAAGACATACACgatacttaatattttaaatcatgtatgtaacaacaattaattcatCTTCATACTTGTTTTAACTTACTAAAAACATCTTTCTTTAAGATAAAAGATGtattgtatttaataaaatataaaaaaattaattttattaaattaaattttaagatacatatttaatttttaatatttttttttataaaatccttGATATCATGTTTCAGAATAATTAACATTGTACCTGTATATTAATACATTTAGGGCATTAAGCAATTTTAAACtacatattaataaatatttaatattgggtacatactttaaatttatcatattaataCGTGCCTGTCACTAATATTATTAAGGATATAaatgaaaagtaattaatataagttaaattgaCATTTATTTGTAGGTTTTAATCTGATTCTTACATATTgcttaattgtttttaaacaaGAAGAGCATAATGAACATGTATATTACTTTGCATTGGTTTATTTCTCTtcgctttctctctctctctctctgttacTTCCATTGTGTATTATGGTTTCGGTTGGTGGTTGTATTGGCGGTAGTCCTTATGTACGCATGAGAATTAaactaattacatttttttttaaagtaattttaaatataacaataaaattataattttataattttattaattaaaaacgtttacaaattttgaaattttcttaaaacaaacataatttttcattttcttttctctcggTCTATAATTTTTCACTCTTAAATCCActtataaaaacaaacaaaacataagtTTCTTTCTCTCCAAAATATtatctcttaaaaaattaatagtacagtgataaaagaaattattttccaTGTTAAAAATGTAAGTTTATTGGTAAGTTGTTTGTTTAATACAATGAGTATTAAGATATTTTGtcattaatacaataaaaagaaaatacagtATTAATATAATAACGTTAATTACCttagttttatttgaagtttattAATTAGTAGATTTAGTATATCTTTACTCTTTAATAGttgtcatatatatttatttttaaaaaattaaatttaaaaattaaaaaataatttcaaaatcaattaaatattaatattactttttctttaataatcaaacataaattattaaatactaaaatatatatttaatcccaACCATTAAcacattagataaaaataatcaaattagtTTTCGTCttaaagttataatattttattatcttaacaataaaatacattaatacttagtttacttaaaaataattatttatgatataatctttacatataaataaagaagTTTTCTTTTGgtgtttacatttatttttcaattttataaaaagtaattattttatt
This genomic stretch from Vigna radiata var. radiata cultivar VC1973A chromosome 7, Vradiata_ver6, whole genome shotgun sequence harbors:
- the LOC106767711 gene encoding uncharacterized protein LOC106767711 translates to MGSPTSRIVFRTVAVALLLLLVFYIGRPLYWKISATVHDIRNNKQTVRQGISQIVMEAQKSVGWYHDESDSGVRANSRKLLLYNPPYSLFV